The following proteins are encoded in a genomic region of Grus americana isolate bGruAme1 chromosome 5, bGruAme1.mat, whole genome shotgun sequence:
- the LOC129206559 gene encoding galectin-related protein A-like isoform X2: protein MTEERCPKVEQYVGEIKGGLRPAMKLTVIGMVHSNPKSFSVTLLCDPVDANKDVGLLFTVNFSDKSITRNARIAGKWGREEKTIPYFPFTAGDTFKMELLCEHQQIRVLLDGRQLCDFTHRIQPLNLVKALQISGDIKLTKVA, encoded by the exons ATGACGGAGGAGAGGTGTCCCAAA GTGGAGCAGTATGTTGGTGAAATTAAAGGTGGCCTGAGACCAGCCATGAAGCTCACAGTGATAGGAATGGTGCACTCCAACCCCAAGAG cttttcagtgaCTCTGCTCTGTGATCCAGTGGATGCAAACAAAGATGTTGGGCTGTTATTTACAGTTAACTTTAGTGACAAATCCATCACCCGAAATGCACGAATTGCTGGGAaatgggggagagaggagaagactaTTCCCTACTTCCCATTTACAGCAGGCGACACATTTAAG ATGGAGCTCTTATGTGAACACCAGCAAATACGAGTCTTGCTTGATGGACGGCAGCTCTGTGACTTCACTCACCGCATTCAGCCTCTGAACTTGGTGAAAGCTTTGCAGATTTCGGGGGACATCAAGCTTACCAAAGTGGcttga
- the LOC129206559 gene encoding galectin-related protein A-like isoform X1, with translation MTVCTCWHPPINHVRCHRSLYHTSYGIMSTCHLCCQCRQRSGTWVVIPLNLSRAGRAVEQYVGEIKGGLRPAMKLTVIGMVHSNPKSFSVTLLCDPVDANKDVGLLFTVNFSDKSITRNARIAGKWGREEKTIPYFPFTAGDTFKMELLCEHQQIRVLLDGRQLCDFTHRIQPLNLVKALQISGDIKLTKVA, from the exons ATGACCGTGTGCACGTGCTGGCACCCACCAATAAACCATGTAAGATGCCACAGGAGCTTGTACCATACCTCCTACGGCATCATGAGTACTTGTCACCTGTGCTGTCAATGTCGGCAGAGAAGTGGCACGTGGGTAGTCATACCTCTGAACTTGAGCCGTGCTGGAAGAGCT GTGGAGCAGTATGTTGGTGAAATTAAAGGTGGCCTGAGACCAGCCATGAAGCTCACAGTGATAGGAATGGTGCACTCCAACCCCAAGAG cttttcagtgaCTCTGCTCTGTGATCCAGTGGATGCAAACAAAGATGTTGGGCTGTTATTTACAGTTAACTTTAGTGACAAATCCATCACCCGAAATGCACGAATTGCTGGGAaatgggggagagaggagaagactaTTCCCTACTTCCCATTTACAGCAGGCGACACATTTAAG ATGGAGCTCTTATGTGAACACCAGCAAATACGAGTCTTGCTTGATGGACGGCAGCTCTGTGACTTCACTCACCGCATTCAGCCTCTGAACTTGGTGAAAGCTTTGCAGATTTCGGGGGACATCAAGCTTACCAAAGTGGcttga
- the PLEK2 gene encoding pleckstrin-2: protein MQEAAGVLKEGFLVKRGHVVRNWKVRWFVLLQDKLLYYKIEGGKKEPSPKGRILLDGCTITCPCLEYENRPLLIKLKTKTNTDYFLECCSREERDSWALDITGAIHAGHPVQVQELHKMKNSFKLLENISLHQIVEKMCDSSTGIKLTRNLEQGNRYKETFTGSALVDWLISHSFAVSRFEAVTLASMLMEENFIKPVGTRSTEATRYTDLSEQFLDDSTALYMFAESSKKSTSSKEQLQFNISELSGTIVKQGFLVKQGHKRKNWKVRRFVLRADPAFLHYYDPTKEENRPVGGFSLRGCLVSALEDNGVPAGVKGNVQGNLFKIITKNDVHYYIQASSKAERAQWIEAIKPLT from the exons ATGCAGGAAGCAGCTGGAGTGCTGAAGGAGGGCTTCCTCGTCAAACGG GGACATGTTGTTCGTAACTGGAAAGTGAGATGGTTCGTTCTGCTTCAGGATAAGCTGCTGTATTACAAAATTGAAGGAGGCAAGAAGGAGCCTTCTCCAAAGGGCAGGATCCTCTTGGATGGCTGCACTATTACTTGTCCATGCCTGGAGTATGAGAACAGACCG CTACTCATCAAACTAAAGACAAAAACGAACACAGATTATTTCCTTGAATGTTGCTCCAGGGAGGAGCGAGACTCTTGGGCTTTGGACATCACTGGAGCTATTCATGCTGGTCACCCAGTACAGGTACAGGAGCTTCACAAAATGAAGAACTCTTTCAAACTACTAGAGAACATCAGCCTCCA TCAAATAGTGGAAAAGATGTGTGACAGCAGTACTGGAATTAAGCTGACCCGCAACTTGGAGCAAGGCAACAGATACAAAGAGACCTTCACAG GTTCTGCCCTGGTGGACTGGCTCATCTCCCATAGCTTTGCTGTGTCACGATTCGAGGCTGTCACCTTGGCATCCATGCTGATGGAGGAGAACTTCATCAAGCCTGTGGGAACCCGCAGCACTGAGGCTACACGCTACACAGACCTCTCTGAGCAGTTCCTTGATGACTCCACCGCACTGTACATGTTT GCTGAGAGCAGTAAGAAAAGTACCAGTTCCAAGGAACAGCTACAATTTAACATCTCTGAATTAAGCGGCACAATTGTGAAGCAAGGATTCTTAGTGAAACAG gggcacaagaggaaaaactggAAGGTGAGGAGATTTGTTTTGAGAGCTGATCCTGCCTTTTTGCACTACTATGACCCCACTAAG gaagAGAACAGGCCAGTAGGTGGATTTTCTCTTCGTGGCTGTCTTGTCTCAGCTCTGGAGGACAACGGAGTCCCAGCAG gagTCAAGGGCAATGTGCAAGGCAACCTCTTCAAAATCATCACCAAAAATGATGTTCATTATTATATCCAGGCCAGCTCCAAGGCAGAGCGAGCACAGTGGATTGAGGCAATCAAACCACTGACATGA
- the EIF2S1 gene encoding eukaryotic translation initiation factor 2 subunit 1: MPGLSCRFYQHKFPEVEDVVMVNVRSIAEMGAYVSLLEYNNIEGMILLSELSRRRIRSINKLIRIGRNECVVVIRVDKEKGYIDLSKRRVSPEEAIKCEDKFTKSKTVYSILRHVAEVLEYTKDEQLESLFQRTAWVFDDKYKRPGYGAYDAFKHAVSDPAILDSLDLTEEERRVLIDNINRRLTPQAVKIRADIEVACYGYEGIDAVKEALRAGLNCSTENMPIKINLIAPPRYVMTTTTLERTEGLSVLNQAMAVIKEKIEEKRGVFNVQMEPKVVTDTDETELARQLERLERENAEVDGDDDAEEMEAKTED; the protein is encoded by the exons ATGCCAGGACTAAGCTGTAGATTCTACCAGCATAAATTTCCAGAGGTTGAAGATGTAGTGATGGTCAATGTTCGGTCCATTGCTGAAATGGGAGCCTATGTCAGCCTGCTGGAGTACAACAACATTGAAGGCATGATTCTTCTCAGTGAGCTATCCAGAAGACGTATTCGTTCCATAAACAAACTCATCCGCATCGGGAGGAACGAATGCGTCGTGGTCATAAGAGTTGACAAAGAGAAAG GTTATATTGACTTGTCAAAAAGAAGAGTTTctccagaggaggcaatcaaATGTGAAGACAAATTCACAAAATCAAAGACT GTTTACAGCATCCTTCGTCATGTTGCTGAAGTCTTGGAGTACACTAAGGATGAGCAGCTTGAGAGCCTGTTCCAGAGAACTGCCTGGGTATTTGATGACAAGTACAAAAGACCAGGATATGGTGCTTATGACGCATTCAAGCATGCAGTCTC AGACCCTGCAATCCTGGATAGCCTAGATCTGACAGAGGAAGAGAGGCGTGTATTGATTGACAATATTAACAGACGTCTGACACCGCAAGCAGTCAAAATCCGAGCTG ATATTGAGGTTGCCTGTTATGGTTATGAAGGCATAGATGCAGTAAAAGAAGCTTTGAGAGCAGGCTTGAACTGTTCCACAGAGAACATGCCCATTAAA ATTAATCTGATAGCCCCTCCTCGTTATGTGATGACTACAACAACACTGGAGAGAACTGAAGGACTATCTGTTCTAAATCAAGCCATGgctgtaataaaagaaaaaattgaggagaagagaggagtcTTTAATGTCCAGATGGAG cccaAGGTGGTTACTGACACAGATGAGACTGAGCTTGCAAGGCAGTTGGAAAGACTGGAGAGGGAAAATGCTGAAGTGGATGGGGATGATGATGCTGAGGAAATGGAAGCCAAAACTGAAGACTAA
- the ATP6V1D gene encoding V-type proton ATPase subunit D, translated as MSGKDRIEIFPSRMAQTIMKARLKGAQTGRNLLKKKSDALTLRFRQILKKIIETKMLMGEVMREAAFSLAEAKFTAGDFSTTVIQNVNKAQVKIRAKKDNVAGVTLPVFEHYQEGGDSYELTGLARGGEQLAKLKRNYAKAVELLVELASLQTSFVTLDEAIKITNRRVNAIEHVIIPRIERTLSYIITELDEREREEFYRLKKIQEKKKVLKEKSEKERELRRAAGGEREPANLLAEEKDEDLLFE; from the exons ATGTCGGGCAAGGACCGCATCGAGATCTTCCCTTCGCGGAT GGCTCAGACCATCATGAAGGCTCGTTTGAAAGGAGCCCAAACAGGTCGTAACCTCTTGAAGAAAAAATCCGATGCTTTGACACTTCGATTCAGGCAGATCCTTAAGAAAATTATTGAG actaAGATGCTGATGGGTGAGGTGATGAGAGAAGCTGCCTTTTCGCTTGCTGAGGCAAAGTTTACAGCGGGAGATTTCAG TACCACTGTGATCCAAAACGTGAACAAAGCTCAAGTCAAGATCAGAGCTAAAAAAGACAACGTAGCAG GTGTAACCTTGCCAGTTTTTGAGCATTATCAGGAAGGAGGGGACA gctatgAGCTGACTGGCTTGGCCAGAGGTGGAGAACAGCTGGctaagctgaagaggaactaTGCCAAAGCTGTTGAGCTGCTTGTGGAACTGGCCTCCTTACAG ACATCCTTTGTTACTTTGGATGAAGccattaaaataacaaacagaCGTGTGAATGCAATTGAACATG tgATTATTCCCAGGATCGAGCGTACTCTTTCTTACATCATCACAGAACTGGATGAACGGGAACGAGAGGAATTCTACAG GTTAAAGAAGatccaggagaagaaaaaagtattgaaAGAAAAGTCTGAGAAAGAACGGGAGCTGCGgagggctgctggtggggaacGTGAACCAGCCAATCTCTTAGCAGAAGAGAAGGATGAAGACCTGCTCTTTGAGTAA